Proteins encoded within one genomic window of Argopecten irradians isolate NY unplaced genomic scaffold, Ai_NY scaffold_0258, whole genome shotgun sequence:
- the LOC138312236 gene encoding E3 ubiquitin-protein ligase DDB_G0292642-like — MADMLQLFVKFGSERRIVIKIHKDASVEDLMKTLTHWIGVDSSDYRVLFEVSELQVTKQGKKMYLSDYHLLDRSNLFVVMQVSGGNDPDTPKQLDDDVELTDLPDMITWDDDPNNKRAKMPCGHAIGPESLTAYCRSILTSGKWQLQCPYIDKENSTYCGHVWEYFVVRRLAVLTEDEKKYFETRMSENYMRRSVGIQECPKCTVFCTRKSSKDRRVSCLYCRKSGKAFDFCWYCLGEWNSSGTRNCGNTACTGKDPRVKILETAPNKTIVGLAGCPSMRACPKCGMLIQHTEACKQMKCICGQKFCFICLKKAGDDGRYRCGTYNSHCKIAPRQEEIDNSGKEDNEIEGGQSNGSWCTIM; from the exons ATGGCCGATATGTTACAATTGTTCGTCAAATTTGGATCCGAGAGGAGaattgtaattaaaatacaCAAA GATGCGTCAGTAGAAGACCTAATGAAAACATTAACTCATTGGATTGGTGTAGACTCTTCAGATTATCGTGTCCTTTTTGAAG TGAGTGAGCTTCAGGTTACCAAGCAAGGAAAGAAGATGTACCTGTCTGACTATCACCTTCTGGATAGGTCCAATCTTTTTGTAGTAATGCAAGTCTCGGGAGGAAACGACCCAGACACACCTAAACAGTTGGATGATGATGTCGAACTTACTGATCTTCCAGACATGATTACTTGGGACGATGACCCAAATAATAAACGCGCAAAAATGCCCTGTGGACATGCCATTG GTCCAGAGTCGCTTACGGCATATTGCAGAAGCATACTTACGTCAGGGAAATGGCAGCTCCAGTgtccatacattgataaggaaaATTCGACATACTGTGGTCACGTTTGGGAATATTTCGTAGTTAGACGACTGGCAGTTTTAACAGAGGACgaaaaaaagtattttgaaaCAAGAATGTCGGAAAACTACATGCGTAGATCGGTTGGTATTCAAGAATGTCCCAAATGTACCGTTTTCTGTACCAGAAAATCCTCAAAAGATAGGCGAGTGTCATGCTTGTATTGCCGTAAATCCGGCAAAGCGTTCGATTTCTGTTGGTATTGTTTGGGCGAGTGGAATTCATCCGGCACACGCAACTGTGGAAACACCGCCTGCACAGGTAAAGATCCCAGAGTAAAGATTCTGGAAACAGCTCCAAACAAGACAATAGTTGGTTTAGCTGGGTGCCCATCGATGCGAGCCTGTCCTAAGTGCGGAATGCTGATTCAACATACAGAGGCTTGCAAGCAAATGAAATGCATTTGCGGCCAGAAATTCTGCTTCATTTGTCTCAAAAAAGCTGGAGATGATGGGAGATATCGCTGTGGAACCTACAACAGTCATTGTAAAATCGCTCCCAGACAAGAGGAGATCGACAACAGTGGTAAAGAAGACAACGAAATTGAAGGAGGACAGAGTAATGGCTCTTGGTGCACGATCATGTAG